The proteins below are encoded in one region of Amycolatopsis magusensis:
- a CDS encoding thiolase family protein: MRNVAFVEGVRTPFGKAGDKGIYAGTRADDLVVKVIRELLRRHPELPPERVDEVAVAATTQTGDQGLTIGRTAALLAGLPKSVPGFAIDRMCAGAMTAVTTTASGIGFGAYDIAIAGGVEHMGRHPMGEGVDPNPRIIADKLVDPTALVMGQTAENVHDRFPEITKQRTDAYAARSQERYADAVKSGKIGPELVPVATRHAELGWGLATDDEPPRPGTTVEQLAGLKTPFRPHGRVTAGNAAGLNDGATGAILAAEDVATELGLPVGMRLVSYSFAGVEPEVMGIGPVPATEKVFARTGLSIDDIGLFEINEAFAVQVLAFLDHFGISEDDPRVNQWGGAIACGHPLASSGVRLMTQLSRQFAERPDVRYGLTTMCIGIGMGGTVIWENPAWEGNK, from the coding sequence GTGCGCAATGTGGCTTTCGTCGAGGGGGTGCGCACACCGTTCGGCAAAGCAGGCGACAAGGGCATCTACGCGGGTACCCGCGCCGACGACCTGGTGGTCAAGGTCATCAGGGAACTGCTGCGGCGGCACCCGGAACTGCCGCCGGAGCGGGTGGACGAGGTCGCCGTCGCGGCCACCACGCAGACCGGTGACCAGGGGCTGACCATCGGCCGCACCGCGGCCCTGCTGGCCGGGCTGCCGAAGTCGGTGCCCGGCTTCGCCATCGACCGCATGTGCGCCGGGGCGATGACCGCGGTCACCACCACCGCCAGCGGCATCGGGTTCGGCGCCTACGACATCGCCATCGCCGGTGGCGTCGAGCACATGGGCCGCCACCCGATGGGCGAGGGCGTGGACCCGAACCCGCGCATCATCGCCGACAAGCTGGTCGACCCGACCGCGCTGGTGATGGGCCAGACCGCGGAGAACGTGCACGACCGGTTCCCGGAGATCACCAAGCAGCGCACCGACGCCTACGCCGCGCGCAGCCAGGAGCGCTACGCCGACGCGGTGAAGTCGGGCAAGATCGGCCCCGAGCTGGTGCCGGTCGCCACCCGCCACGCCGAGCTGGGCTGGGGCCTGGCCACCGACGACGAGCCGCCGCGCCCTGGCACCACGGTCGAGCAGCTCGCCGGGTTGAAGACCCCGTTCCGGCCGCACGGCCGGGTCACCGCGGGCAACGCGGCCGGGCTGAACGACGGCGCCACCGGCGCCATCCTGGCCGCCGAGGACGTGGCCACCGAGCTGGGCCTGCCGGTCGGCATGCGGCTGGTCAGCTACTCCTTCGCCGGTGTCGAGCCCGAGGTGATGGGCATCGGCCCGGTCCCGGCGACGGAGAAGGTCTTCGCCCGCACCGGCCTGTCCATCGACGACATCGGCCTGTTCGAGATCAACGAGGCCTTCGCCGTGCAGGTGCTGGCCTTCCTGGACCACTTCGGCATCAGCGAGGACGACCCGCGGGTCAACCAGTGGGGCGGCGCGATCGCCTGCGGGCACCCGCTGGCCTCTTCCGGGGTCCGGCTGATGACGCAGCTCTCGCGGCAGTTCGCCGAGCGCCCGGACGTGCGGTACGGCCTGACCACCATGTGCATCGGCATCGGCATGGGCGGCACGGTCATCTGGGAGAACCCGGCTTGGGAGGGGAACAAGTGA
- a CDS encoding winged helix DNA-binding domain-containing protein, whose product MTEVPLARAHAQGLAGARAGSVVEVVRKVVALQAQDIRANRLGVRVRSAGLTAADVDAACASGAVVRTWAMRGTLHMLAAEDAGWIVGLLGPRFAAATRPRRRQLGLDEEITSRGVAALESILAGKSLPRKEIGAALAEHGVVLDPKSQAPAHLIGFTAMTGVVCRGADVGDEPTYALFRDWVGPFRTLPEEEALARLASRYLSAYAPATAEDFAAWSGLTLRQARAGFAAAGPAEATAPVSGELSVRLLGHFDTYLLGYRSRELAVAPEFDRRIQAGGGFIMPAVLVNGRVAGTWRQERKKHGIEVRVDPFGPLGEDVLSGIRAEVDDLGRFLDHEAVFRSVD is encoded by the coding sequence GTGACCGAGGTGCCGCTCGCGCGGGCGCACGCGCAGGGGCTCGCCGGTGCGCGGGCCGGGAGTGTGGTCGAGGTCGTGCGCAAGGTGGTCGCGTTGCAGGCGCAGGACATCCGGGCCAACCGGCTGGGTGTGCGCGTCCGATCCGCAGGGTTGACCGCCGCGGACGTGGACGCCGCCTGCGCCTCGGGTGCGGTGGTCCGGACCTGGGCGATGCGCGGCACGCTGCACATGCTGGCCGCCGAGGACGCGGGCTGGATCGTCGGACTGCTCGGGCCGCGGTTCGCCGCGGCGACCAGGCCGAGGCGGCGTCAGCTCGGGCTCGACGAGGAGATCACCTCGCGCGGGGTGGCCGCGCTGGAGTCGATCCTGGCCGGGAAGTCGTTGCCGCGCAAGGAGATCGGCGCCGCGCTGGCGGAGCACGGAGTGGTGCTGGACCCGAAGTCGCAGGCGCCCGCGCACCTGATCGGCTTCACGGCGATGACCGGGGTGGTCTGCCGCGGCGCCGATGTCGGTGACGAACCGACTTACGCGCTTTTCCGGGATTGGGTCGGTCCTTTTCGGACATTGCCGGAAGAAGAAGCGCTGGCGCGGCTGGCGTCCCGTTATCTGTCCGCTTACGCACCGGCGACCGCCGAGGATTTCGCGGCCTGGTCCGGGCTGACCCTCCGTCAGGCGCGCGCCGGATTCGCCGCAGCTGGTCCGGCTGAGGCCACTGCGCCGGTGTCGGGTGAATTGTCGGTGCGCCTGCTCGGCCATTTCGACACGTATTTGCTCGGGTACCGGAGTCGTGAACTCGCCGTCGCGCCCGAATTCGATCGCCGGATCCAGGCGGGTGGCGGGTTCATCATGCCGGCCGTGCTGGTGAACGGCCGGGTCGCCGGAACCTGGCGCCAGGAAAGGAAAAAGCACGGCATCGAGGTGCGCGTCGACCCGTTCGGCCCGCTCGGCGAGGATGTGCTTTCCGGTATCCGGGCCGAGGTGGATGATCTCGGGCGCTTTCTCGATCACGAAGCCGTCTTCCGTTCAGTGGACTGA
- a CDS encoding PucR family transcriptional regulator, translating into MNIPLQAVVGNSELSVEAVRETLRPGALDLPVRWAHVCELRDPSPYLLGEELLLTAGVNLPAEQSEVDRYVRGLRAAGITALGFGITPPLHEELPGTLRRACARAGLPLLVIGVRTPFIAVNRVVAVALAEATQREQRRITQAREALTRAAAGGLAELARGLAKHVSGWVALVGQKDALAAEHGVPVPFPPELGELFARLRGGSGIRSATTELPDGTFVVAQPVYPQATAAHLVVVGRRARFDGTDRAIVAVGAALFGLASRAGSDTAGLGGAVTALVLAERTPAAPLEDLLGGGEYRVVAGTAHGAGPGDVAAGYDWLRTRLDTPLVELKPGPRFTAVVRNPPDARAREELLAAGWLVVVSAPHPAERLPDTAAELAALEQRALVLGRPVLAEGDGLAALVPPGHAADYAERTLAPLRALGDDSLLDTLRTWLAHHGGWDRTASTLGVHRNSVRHRIGRVERVLGVDLADPETRMELWFALRWAGH; encoded by the coding sequence GTGAACATTCCGTTACAGGCGGTCGTCGGCAACTCGGAGCTGTCCGTGGAGGCGGTCCGCGAGACGCTGCGGCCGGGCGCGCTCGACCTGCCGGTCCGCTGGGCGCACGTGTGCGAGCTGCGCGACCCCTCGCCGTACCTGCTGGGGGAGGAGCTGCTGCTCACCGCGGGTGTCAACCTGCCCGCCGAACAGTCCGAAGTGGACCGGTACGTGCGCGGGCTGCGGGCCGCGGGCATCACCGCGCTCGGGTTCGGCATCACGCCGCCGCTGCACGAGGAACTGCCCGGAACCCTGCGCCGCGCCTGCGCCCGCGCGGGGTTGCCGCTGCTGGTGATCGGGGTGCGCACGCCGTTCATCGCGGTGAACCGCGTGGTCGCGGTGGCGCTGGCCGAGGCGACCCAGCGCGAGCAGCGGCGGATCACCCAGGCGCGGGAAGCGCTCACCAGGGCGGCCGCCGGTGGGCTCGCCGAACTGGCGCGCGGGCTGGCCAAGCACGTCTCCGGCTGGGTCGCGCTGGTCGGGCAGAAGGACGCGCTGGCCGCGGAACACGGGGTCCCGGTGCCGTTCCCGCCGGAACTGGGCGAGCTGTTCGCCCGGCTGCGCGGCGGGTCCGGTATCCGCAGCGCCACCACGGAACTGCCCGACGGCACCTTCGTGGTGGCGCAGCCGGTCTACCCGCAGGCCACCGCGGCGCACCTGGTGGTGGTCGGCAGGCGCGCGCGGTTCGACGGGACCGACCGGGCGATCGTGGCGGTCGGGGCGGCGTTGTTCGGCCTCGCCAGCCGCGCCGGTTCGGACACCGCCGGGCTCGGTGGCGCGGTCACCGCGCTGGTGCTCGCCGAGCGCACGCCCGCGGCACCACTGGAAGACCTGCTGGGCGGCGGTGAGTACCGCGTGGTCGCGGGCACGGCCCACGGCGCCGGTCCCGGCGACGTCGCGGCCGGGTACGACTGGCTGCGCACCCGCCTCGACACCCCGCTGGTCGAGCTGAAGCCGGGGCCGCGGTTCACCGCGGTGGTCCGGAACCCGCCGGACGCCCGTGCCAGGGAGGAACTGCTCGCCGCGGGCTGGCTGGTCGTGGTCAGCGCGCCCCACCCCGCCGAGCGCCTGCCCGACACCGCCGCCGAACTGGCCGCGCTGGAGCAGCGCGCGCTGGTGCTCGGCCGTCCGGTGCTGGCCGAGGGCGATGGCCTGGCCGCACTCGTCCCGCCGGGGCACGCCGCCGACTACGCCGAGCGCACGCTCGCCCCGCTCCGCGCCCTCGGCGACGACAGCCTGCTGGACACCCTGCGCACCTGGCTGGCGCACCACGGCGGCTGGGACCGGACCGCCTCCACGCTGGGCGTGCACCGCAACAGCGTCCGGCACCGGATCGGCCGGGTGGAGCGGGTGCTCGGCGTCGACCTCGCGGATCCGGAGACGCGGATGGAGCTGTGGTTCGCCCTGCGGTGGGCCGGGCACTGA
- a CDS encoding response regulator transcription factor, with product MRILVVEDEEPLAEAIARGLRREGMAVDVAFTGDEGHEKSTITRYDVVLLDRDLPGMSGDELCKEIVESGELTRVLMLTASGTVEDRVAGLSLGADDYLAKPFAFPELVARVRALGRRATPAAPPLLVAGDVRLDPAKRTVSRAGGPVELTRKEFGVLEVLLAAGGSVVSSEELLERVWDENADPFTTTVRVTVMTLRKKLGEPGIIETVVGSGYRVPGAGHG from the coding sequence GTGCGGATTCTGGTAGTCGAAGACGAAGAACCCCTGGCCGAGGCCATCGCCAGAGGCCTGCGGCGTGAGGGCATGGCGGTGGACGTCGCCTTCACCGGGGACGAGGGCCACGAGAAGTCCACCATCACCCGGTACGACGTGGTGCTGCTCGACCGGGACCTGCCCGGCATGTCCGGTGACGAACTGTGCAAGGAGATCGTCGAGTCCGGTGAGCTGACCAGGGTGCTGATGCTGACCGCCAGCGGCACGGTGGAGGACCGGGTGGCCGGGCTGTCCCTCGGGGCCGACGACTACCTGGCCAAGCCGTTCGCCTTCCCGGAACTGGTCGCCAGGGTCCGGGCGCTGGGCCGCCGCGCCACCCCGGCCGCGCCCCCGCTGCTGGTCGCCGGGGACGTCCGGCTCGACCCGGCCAAGCGCACGGTCAGCCGCGCCGGCGGGCCGGTGGAGCTGACCCGCAAGGAGTTCGGCGTGCTGGAGGTGCTGCTCGCCGCCGGGGGCTCGGTGGTCAGCAGCGAGGAACTGCTGGAGCGGGTCTGGGACGAGAACGCCGACCCGTTCACCACGACCGTGCGGGTCACGGTGATGACCCTGCGCAAGAAGCTGGGCGAACCCGGGATCATCGAGACCGTGGTGGGTTCCGGCTACCGGGTCCCCGGTGCCGGTCACGGGTGA
- a CDS encoding DUF305 domain-containing protein: protein MRSARGTLAAFALVLLSACSPSGATEPAPGEPTPYNAADIEFLQSMVPHHEEGVRIAVLAERSDREEVRLLGGAIEATQIAEIETMSKQLNDWRQPATPPPDAHHEHEERPSTAPAELGALEQATGAEFDRRFLNLMIAHQDDATQLARQEALTGQDPATKELAGRIDRSRTAQIEQMLGMLG from the coding sequence ATGCGGTCCGCCCGCGGGACCCTCGCCGCATTCGCGCTCGTCCTGCTGAGCGCGTGCAGCCCGTCCGGTGCGACCGAACCCGCACCGGGTGAGCCGACTCCGTACAACGCCGCGGACATCGAGTTCCTGCAGTCGATGGTGCCGCACCACGAGGAAGGGGTGCGGATCGCGGTGCTGGCGGAGCGGTCGGATCGAGAGGAGGTGCGGCTGCTCGGCGGGGCGATCGAGGCGACGCAGATCGCCGAGATCGAAACGATGTCGAAGCAGCTGAACGACTGGCGGCAACCGGCCACCCCGCCGCCGGACGCCCACCACGAGCACGAGGAGCGGCCCAGCACGGCCCCCGCCGAGCTGGGCGCGCTGGAGCAGGCCACCGGAGCCGAGTTCGACCGGCGGTTCCTGAACCTGATGATCGCCCACCAGGACGACGCCACCCAGCTGGCCCGCCAGGAGGCGCTCACCGGGCAGGACCCGGCGACCAAGGAGCTCGCCGGGCGCATCGACCGCTCCCGCACCGCGCAGATCGAGCAGATGCTCGGCATGCTCGGCTGA
- a CDS encoding lytic polysaccharide monooxygenase → MNSRRTAAASLAGAAAATLMIALPSTPASAHGTLSNPPSRVYTCKEEGPETPKSGACKAAVAAGGTQPFYDWNEVSLLDAGGRHQEVVPDGKLCSAGRAKYRGLDLPRADWPATSVAPGPLTVTYHATAPHANSNFEFYVTRDGWSPDQPLRWADLVPLESFENQNPTTFTDWTVTLPQRSGRHILYSIWQRVQGSAEAFYTCSDVDFGGGTSTPAPEPEPEPEPEPEVPVEPEQPETPQPEQPEEPQQPEQPEQPGGTWAAGTTYRVGDQVTFDGVTYQCRQAHTAITGWEPPVVPALWLPV, encoded by the coding sequence GTGAACAGTAGACGCACCGCCGCCGCGTCCCTCGCGGGCGCGGCGGCCGCCACCCTGATGATCGCGCTGCCGTCCACCCCGGCCAGCGCGCACGGCACGCTGTCGAACCCGCCGAGCCGGGTCTACACGTGCAAGGAAGAGGGCCCGGAGACGCCGAAATCGGGCGCCTGCAAGGCCGCCGTGGCCGCGGGCGGCACGCAGCCCTTCTACGACTGGAACGAGGTGTCGCTGCTCGACGCGGGCGGACGGCACCAGGAGGTCGTGCCCGACGGCAAGCTCTGCAGTGCCGGGCGGGCGAAGTACCGTGGTCTGGACCTTCCGCGCGCGGACTGGCCCGCCACCTCCGTCGCGCCGGGACCGCTGACCGTGACCTACCACGCGACCGCGCCACACGCGAACAGCAACTTCGAGTTCTACGTGACCCGCGACGGCTGGAGCCCCGACCAGCCGCTGCGGTGGGCCGACCTGGTGCCCCTGGAATCCTTCGAGAACCAGAACCCCACCACGTTCACCGACTGGACGGTGACCCTGCCGCAGCGCAGCGGCCGGCACATCCTCTATTCGATCTGGCAACGGGTCCAGGGCAGCGCGGAAGCGTTCTACACCTGTTCCGATGTGGACTTCGGCGGCGGCACGAGCACCCCGGCACCCGAACCGGAGCCCGAGCCCGAGCCCGAGCCGGAAGTGCCGGTGGAGCCCGAACAGCCGGAAACCCCGCAGCCGGAGCAACCCGAGGAACCCCAGCAGCCCGAACAGCCGGAGCAGCCGGGTGGGACCTGGGCGGCGGGCACCACCTACCGCGTCGGCGACCAGGTCACCTTCGACGGCGTGACCTACCAGTGCCGCCAGGCCCACACCGCCATCACGGGCTGGGAACCCCCGGTCGTGCCGGCGCTGTGGCTGCCGGTGTGA
- a CDS encoding HAMP domain-containing sensor histidine kinase yields MNRRGRLIPAWSLRARITLLSTALAAGVSVVLLYLAWSLVGDSVAAVPQMPPGSKVRVDGVDVDASVLAAHLREHAREKVLIAGAVAFCCVVAATAVLSWTLTSRVLRPLREMTGTARRLSIESMGERIGGRGARGARDELGELGATLDAMLDRLQTAFDTQRRFVANASHELRTPLAVIRTELDVTLADDHADEAELRRMAGVVRDATERAEQLVSSLLLLARTDGAGVGPTEPVDLAAVVGSAWNAVYREAERRQLRTDFQLVPSYSIGDPALLERIAGNLLENAVRHNVDGGWIEAVTQPGQRWTTLRVRSSGGLVDPATVAELFEPFRREGVARTARTGAGLGLSIVRAAVQAHGGAVSAEPVVGGGLSVTVHLPALNRVGVPT; encoded by the coding sequence GTGAACCGGCGAGGCCGGCTGATCCCGGCGTGGAGTCTGCGCGCCCGGATCACGCTGTTGTCGACCGCGCTGGCCGCCGGGGTCAGCGTGGTCCTGCTCTACCTGGCCTGGTCGCTGGTCGGGGATTCGGTGGCGGCGGTGCCGCAGATGCCGCCCGGCAGCAAGGTCCGCGTCGACGGGGTGGACGTCGACGCCTCCGTGCTGGCCGCGCACCTGCGTGAGCACGCGCGCGAAAAGGTGCTGATCGCCGGGGCGGTGGCGTTCTGCTGCGTGGTCGCGGCGACGGCCGTGCTCTCGTGGACGCTCACCTCGCGGGTGCTGCGCCCCCTGCGGGAGATGACCGGCACCGCGCGGCGGCTGTCGATCGAGTCGATGGGGGAGCGGATCGGCGGCCGAGGTGCCCGGGGAGCCCGCGACGAACTCGGTGAGCTCGGCGCGACCCTGGACGCGATGCTCGACCGGCTGCAGACCGCGTTCGACACGCAACGCCGGTTCGTCGCCAACGCCAGCCACGAACTGCGGACCCCGCTGGCGGTGATTCGCACCGAACTGGACGTGACGCTGGCCGATGACCACGCCGACGAGGCCGAGCTGCGCCGCATGGCCGGGGTGGTCCGCGACGCCACCGAGCGCGCCGAGCAGCTGGTGAGCTCGCTGCTGCTGCTCGCCCGCACGGACGGCGCCGGGGTCGGCCCGACCGAGCCGGTGGACCTGGCCGCGGTGGTCGGCAGCGCGTGGAACGCGGTGTACCGGGAGGCCGAGCGGCGGCAGCTGCGCACCGACTTCCAGCTGGTGCCGTCGTACTCCATCGGGGATCCGGCGCTGCTGGAGCGGATCGCCGGGAACCTGCTGGAGAACGCGGTGCGGCACAACGTCGACGGCGGCTGGATCGAGGCGGTGACCCAGCCGGGGCAGCGGTGGACCACCCTGCGCGTGCGGTCCTCGGGCGGGCTGGTCGATCCGGCGACGGTGGCGGAGCTGTTCGAGCCGTTCCGCCGCGAAGGCGTGGCGCGCACGGCACGGACCGGCGCCGGGCTGGGACTGTCGATCGTGCGGGCGGCGGTGCAGGCGCACGGCGGGGCGGTCTCGGCGGAACCCGTGGTGGGCGGCGGGCTTTCGGTGACCGTGCACCTTCCGGCGCTGAACCGCGTCGGGGTGCCCACGTGA
- a CDS encoding 3-hydroxyacyl-CoA dehydrogenase NAD-binding domain-containing protein codes for MISAAEAKAAFPDEVVTRAVTRLITVPGLDGRVALITIDNGHDHTRPSTFGPQSLVSLNSAIDEAFAAEPVAIAVTGKPFIFAVGADLSGVEQIAGRDLALQIAQTGHDVFRRLTETKIPTFAFVNGAVMGGGLELALSCHYRTLSENTAAIAFPEVFLGLFPGWGGTQLLPNLIGPDAAVTVTIENALSQNKMLKPAQAAQLGIVDEVFGSADYLEQSLLWLAKVVRGEVTPARREIDRGEEWDKAVARAKSIVDGKTKGASPGASKAVELLELARANDLDRGYAAETEALADVLMTDTLRAGLYSFNLVNKRAKRPAGAPDRSLARPVNKVGIVGAGLMASQLALLFVRRLKVPVVLTDIDQERVDKGVGYVHGEIDKLLAKKRLSPDAANRLKALVSGSLDKAAFADADFVIEAVFEELGVKQQVFAEVEAHVKPEAILATNTSSLSITEMASKLAHPERVVGFHFFNPVAVLPLLEIVRGEKTDDASLATAFAVGKQLKKSSVLVSDAPAFVVNRLLTRFLGEVLAAVDEGTPFEVADRALDPLGLPMSPLTLLQLVGPPVALHVAETMHAAFPDRFGVSQNLAKFVEARKSAVWQWDDKGNATVDPEVAALWEQGDRPSTEEQLRERALTVLAEEVRIMLDEGVVAEAQDIDLCLILGAGWPFWLGGITPYLDRSGVSEKVNGKPFLAPGVASVPSA; via the coding sequence GTGATTTCCGCAGCAGAGGCGAAGGCCGCCTTCCCCGACGAGGTGGTGACCCGCGCGGTCACCCGGCTGATCACCGTGCCCGGGCTGGACGGCCGGGTCGCGCTGATCACCATCGACAACGGCCACGACCACACCCGGCCGTCCACCTTCGGCCCGCAGAGCCTGGTCAGCCTGAACTCGGCGATCGACGAGGCCTTCGCGGCCGAGCCGGTGGCGATCGCGGTGACCGGCAAGCCGTTCATCTTCGCCGTCGGCGCGGACCTGTCCGGGGTGGAGCAGATCGCCGGGCGGGACCTGGCGCTGCAGATCGCGCAGACCGGGCACGACGTGTTCCGGCGGCTCACCGAGACGAAGATCCCGACCTTCGCCTTCGTCAACGGCGCGGTCATGGGCGGCGGGCTCGAACTGGCGCTTTCGTGCCACTACCGCACGCTGTCGGAGAACACCGCGGCGATCGCCTTCCCCGAGGTCTTCCTCGGGCTGTTCCCCGGCTGGGGCGGCACGCAGCTGCTGCCGAACCTGATCGGGCCGGACGCGGCGGTCACCGTCACCATCGAGAACGCGCTGAGCCAGAACAAGATGCTCAAGCCGGCGCAGGCCGCGCAGCTGGGCATCGTGGACGAGGTCTTCGGCTCGGCGGACTACCTGGAGCAGTCGCTGCTGTGGCTGGCGAAGGTGGTGCGCGGTGAGGTGACCCCGGCGCGCCGCGAGATCGACCGCGGCGAGGAGTGGGACAAGGCGGTCGCGCGTGCCAAGTCCATTGTGGACGGCAAGACGAAGGGCGCGTCACCGGGCGCTTCGAAGGCCGTGGAACTGCTGGAACTGGCGCGGGCCAACGATCTCGACCGCGGGTACGCGGCGGAGACCGAGGCGCTGGCCGACGTGCTGATGACCGACACGCTGCGGGCCGGGCTGTACTCGTTCAACCTGGTCAACAAGCGGGCCAAGCGCCCGGCCGGGGCGCCGGACCGGTCGCTGGCGCGGCCGGTGAACAAGGTCGGCATCGTCGGCGCTGGCCTGATGGCCAGCCAGCTGGCGCTGCTGTTCGTGCGGCGGCTCAAGGTGCCGGTGGTGCTCACCGACATCGACCAGGAGCGCGTGGACAAGGGCGTCGGCTACGTGCACGGCGAGATCGACAAGCTGCTGGCCAAGAAGCGGCTTTCGCCAGACGCGGCCAACCGGCTCAAGGCGCTGGTGTCCGGCTCGCTCGACAAGGCCGCCTTCGCCGACGCGGACTTCGTCATCGAGGCGGTGTTCGAAGAGCTGGGCGTGAAGCAGCAGGTGTTCGCCGAGGTCGAGGCGCACGTGAAGCCCGAGGCGATCCTGGCGACGAACACCTCGTCGCTGTCGATCACCGAGATGGCGTCGAAGCTGGCGCACCCGGAGCGGGTGGTGGGCTTCCACTTCTTCAACCCGGTCGCGGTGCTGCCGCTGCTGGAGATCGTGCGCGGCGAGAAGACCGACGACGCTTCGCTGGCCACCGCGTTCGCGGTCGGCAAGCAGCTGAAGAAGTCGAGCGTGCTGGTCTCGGACGCGCCGGCGTTCGTGGTGAACCGGCTGCTCACCCGGTTCCTCGGCGAGGTGCTGGCCGCGGTGGACGAGGGCACGCCGTTCGAGGTGGCCGACCGCGCGCTGGACCCGCTGGGGCTGCCGATGTCGCCGCTGACCCTGCTGCAGCTGGTCGGGCCGCCGGTGGCGCTGCACGTGGCGGAGACCATGCACGCGGCGTTCCCGGACCGGTTCGGCGTGAGCCAGAACCTGGCGAAGTTCGTCGAGGCACGCAAGTCCGCGGTGTGGCAGTGGGACGACAAGGGCAACGCCACGGTCGATCCCGAGGTCGCCGCACTGTGGGAGCAGGGCGACCGCCCGTCCACCGAGGAGCAGCTGCGGGAGCGGGCGCTGACGGTGCTGGCCGAGGAGGTGCGGATCATGCTCGACGAGGGCGTGGTCGCCGAGGCGCAGGACATCGACCTGTGCCTGATCCTCGGTGCGGGCTGGCCGTTCTGGCTCGGCGGCATCACGCCGTACCTGGACCGGAGCGGGGTCTCGGAGAAGGTCAACGGGAAGCCGTTCCTGGCCCCAGGTGTCGCTTCGGTGCCCTCGGCGTAG
- a CDS encoding peroxidase family protein codes for MHRHSRESYYVVGEGDLSFDAERNPMSSRPSARSELRRFRFSRLGPVGEPVDPALQQELAAAMTVEQDTAGETALEPVPAGFTYLGQFVDHDLTLDRTAVDLGEDVSLEDLIAGRSPALDLDALYGRGPARDPHLYTDGVHLKVGTTAAVPLEGANNNRTGFDLPRKGTGETKAEERAAVIPDARNDENLAVAQTHLAFVHFHNRVADVLATDGVPTPQLFDRTRAEVVKHYQWLLRTDYLPRIADPAVVGEVFTSGRKFFEPAPDAHDAATMPIEFSVAAFRLGHSMARATYQWNRFFRAGANAGIATMLQLFIFSGTSGTLSPTGNPADLDDPNAGTFLRLPTNWIVDWRRLHDFPGAGRPDLGVPEGEGNLARRIDTLLTNPLATLPAGTFAGRGQGLAPDDIQRNLAYRNLIRANMVKLASGQQMAGLFGVKELTRDELLTGDGQGADLSALSEEHREALAARTPLWFYILREAEVNGGKLGAVGARIVAEVFSRSMDAARHSILREPDWRPRFGTDGRFGMADLLLFAFNGDPAKLNPLGD; via the coding sequence ATGCACCGTCATTCACGGGAAAGCTATTACGTGGTCGGCGAAGGTGATCTTTCCTTCGACGCCGAACGCAATCCGATGAGCAGCCGCCCGTCCGCCCGTTCCGAGTTGCGGCGGTTCCGCTTCTCCCGGCTCGGGCCGGTGGGGGAGCCGGTGGATCCGGCGCTGCAGCAGGAACTGGCCGCGGCGATGACGGTCGAGCAGGACACCGCCGGGGAGACCGCGCTGGAGCCGGTGCCCGCCGGGTTCACCTACCTCGGCCAGTTCGTCGACCACGACCTCACCCTCGACCGCACCGCGGTGGACCTCGGTGAGGACGTTTCGCTGGAGGACCTGATCGCCGGGCGCTCACCGGCGCTGGACCTCGACGCGCTGTACGGCCGCGGCCCGGCGCGCGACCCCCACCTCTACACCGACGGCGTGCACCTGAAGGTAGGCACCACCGCCGCCGTGCCGCTGGAGGGGGCGAACAACAACCGCACCGGCTTCGACCTGCCGCGCAAGGGCACCGGCGAGACCAAGGCGGAGGAGCGTGCGGCGGTCATCCCGGACGCGCGCAACGACGAGAACCTGGCCGTGGCGCAGACGCACCTGGCGTTCGTCCACTTCCACAACCGGGTGGCGGACGTGCTGGCCACCGATGGCGTGCCCACCCCGCAGTTGTTCGACCGGACCAGGGCCGAGGTCGTCAAGCACTACCAGTGGCTGCTGCGCACCGACTACCTGCCGCGCATCGCCGACCCGGCCGTGGTGGGGGAGGTGTTCACCAGCGGGCGGAAGTTCTTCGAGCCCGCCCCGGACGCGCACGACGCGGCGACCATGCCGATCGAGTTCTCGGTGGCGGCGTTCCGGCTCGGGCACAGCATGGCGCGCGCGACGTACCAGTGGAACCGGTTCTTCCGGGCCGGTGCGAACGCCGGGATCGCCACCATGCTGCAGTTGTTCATCTTCAGCGGTACCTCGGGCACGTTGTCGCCGACCGGGAACCCGGCCGACCTCGACGACCCGAACGCGGGCACCTTCCTGCGCCTGCCGACCAACTGGATCGTCGACTGGCGGCGGCTGCACGACTTCCCCGGTGCCGGCCGGCCGGACCTCGGAGTGCCGGAGGGCGAGGGAAACCTGGCGCGGCGGATCGACACGCTGCTCACCAACCCGCTCGCCACGCTGCCCGCCGGTACCTTCGCCGGACGCGGGCAGGGCCTGGCGCCGGACGACATCCAGCGGAACCTGGCCTACCGCAACCTGATCCGGGCGAACATGGTCAAACTGGCTTCCGGGCAGCAGATGGCGGGCCTGTTCGGCGTGAAGGAACTGACCAGGGACGAACTGCTGACCGGGGACGGCCAGGGCGCCGACCTGAGCGCCCTGAGCGAGGAGCACCGGGAGGCGCTGGCCGCGCGGACGCCGCTGTGGTTCTACATCCTGCGCGAAGCCGAGGTGAACGGCGGCAAACTGGGCGCGGTCGGGGCGAGGATCGTCGCGGAGGTGTTCAGCCGCAGCATGGACGCCGCCCGCCACTCGATCCTGCGGGAACCCGACTGGCGCCCGCGCTTCGGCACGGACGGCCGCTTCGGCATGGCGGACCTCCTGCTGTTCGCCTTCAACGGCGACCCGGCCAAACTCAACCCGTTGGGCGACTGA